Proteins from a genomic interval of Corynebacterium deserti GIMN1.010:
- the mshD gene encoding mycothiol synthase, with product MNSSNRIDTTSIALDRDLREQALLLLKEVSAVDGVDALSEQFLRGLAEPGLGHTHFTVTINGRLVGLAATDDDTTELAVHPAHRRQGIGKALIDATPTPAIWAHGNTPSAQALAATLRMKKTRELLVMEISGDALATSAKYSDPEGITHSSLDNPPMSKKDAEAKWLQANNEAFDWHPEQGGWTPHRLEQAQKASWYKDSDVLFLWDRQEIVGFHWVKQHSQKLQEIYVVGLAANYRGKGLGDPLVRLGLHHMQNQGAEKVILYVEADNLPAVSAYEKLGFSVAERHVIYEK from the coding sequence ATGAATTCTTCAAATCGGATTGACACGACCTCGATTGCACTCGATAGAGACCTCCGTGAGCAGGCATTATTGCTGCTCAAAGAGGTCAGCGCTGTTGATGGCGTGGACGCACTATCTGAGCAATTTCTCCGTGGCCTCGCCGAGCCGGGTCTTGGTCACACGCATTTCACTGTCACTATTAACGGCAGGCTCGTCGGCCTTGCGGCTACGGACGACGACACCACGGAGTTAGCTGTTCACCCGGCCCACAGGCGTCAGGGCATTGGCAAAGCGCTTATCGACGCAACCCCCACCCCTGCTATCTGGGCCCACGGAAATACCCCTAGTGCCCAGGCTCTCGCCGCCACTCTGCGAATGAAGAAGACGCGTGAGCTGTTGGTCATGGAAATTTCCGGTGACGCACTTGCCACTTCCGCTAAGTATTCCGACCCCGAGGGCATTACTCACAGCAGCTTAGACAATCCTCCCATGTCCAAGAAGGACGCCGAAGCGAAGTGGTTGCAAGCCAACAATGAAGCGTTTGATTGGCACCCTGAACAGGGTGGATGGACTCCACATAGATTAGAGCAAGCCCAAAAAGCATCCTGGTACAAAGACTCTGATGTGCTGTTTTTGTGGGATAGGCAAGAGATTGTTGGATTTCACTGGGTGAAACAGCACAGCCAGAAGTTGCAAGAAATTTATGTTGTGGGACTTGCTGCAAATTACCGCGGTAAGGGCTTGGGCGATCCCCTAGTCCGCCTTGGACTGCATCATATGCAAAATCAGGGGGCGGAAAAAGTCATTCTTTACGTAGAAGCTGACAACCTTCCAGCTGTATCTGCGTATGAAAAATTAGGCTTTTCTGTCGCCGAAAGGCACGTAATCTACGAAAAGTAG